Sequence from the Paraburkholderia acidiphila genome:
CGCGACGACCGTCATTCTGAGCGCTGCGTACACCCTGTGGATGTACAAGCGCGTGATCTTCGGCGCTGTGGCGAACAAGGGCGTTGCGAAGCTGGCCGACATCGGCCGCCGCGAAACGCTGATCTTCGCTTCGCTCGCAGCGTTCGTGCTCGCAATCGGCCTCTACCCGAAGCCGATGACCGACGCGATCGAGCTCTCGGCGGCGAACCTCGTCACCCAGGCCGGTCGCAGCAAGCAACCTGTCGACGATGCAGCGCCTGCTGATGCAGTGCGCGCGGGCACGGACGTTCGTGCTCAGCACTCGCCGACGTGATCGCTGAAGATTGACGGCGCAACCAACGCGCCGCTCCGCCTACGGGTGGTGCGGCGCGTTTGTGCGTCCAGAAGGTTTCGAATTTCGGTTCGAAAAATAGCCGCGGCGGGCCGCTGTCAAGGGCGGAGCAGGGCGCGATGTGCGTGTGTTTCCGAGGCGCGACAAACCTCGCGAACACATGCGACAAAGTGTCTCAATCTTCTTTTGACAAAGGTCATTTTCCACATTCATTGATTGCGAAATATCAAAGCGGCTGTATGATGCGGGCGCGCTTCCTTTGTCGGATGTCAGGGGACGCGTCCGGAACAATTCAATGAATGAAATTCAGGCAAACGTGATGAAAAGAACGACCTTTCAAAGGTTACTGCTTCCCGTAAGCGCCGGATTGGCCTTGTGTCTTTCCGGATGCAACATGGAGCTCCTCGACCCCAAGGGAAGTGTGGGCGTGGCGGAAAAGCAGCTGATCGCAACCTCCACATGGGCCATGCTGATTGTGGTGATCCCTGTGATCATCCTGACGCTCTGGTTCGCGTACCGCTATCGCGCGTCGAACCGTAACGCCACCTACGCGCCGAAGTGGTCGCACTCGACGGCGATCGAAGTCGTCGTCTGGACCATCCCGACGCTGATCATTCTGTTCCTTGGCGTGCTCACGTGGAATACCACGCACGAGCTCGACCCCTACAAGCCGCTCGAATCCAATGTCAAGCCGATCAACGTCGAAGTGGTGGCGCTCGACTGGAAGTGGCTGTTCATCTACCCGGATCTCGGTATCGCGACGGTGAACCAGCTGGCCGTGCCCGTTGGCACGCCGGTGAACTTCAGCATCACGTCGGACTCGGTGATGAACTCATTCTTCATCCCGCAGCTTGGCACCCAGGTTTATGCGATGGCTGGCATGCAGACGCGTCTGCACCTGATCGCCGACCACGCTGGCGACTACGCCGGTCTCTCGGCGAACTTCAGCGGCGCGGGCTTCTCGGACATGAAGTTCCGTACGCTCGCCACGAGCCAGCAAGACTTCGACGCGTGGGTCCAGAAGGTGAAGGCGTCGCAGACGCAGCTTTCGATGGATCAATACGCGACGGTCGCAAAGCCGAGCGAAAAGGCTCCGGTTGAGTACTTCTCGACGGTCGACCCGAAGCTCTTCAACAACATCATCGCGAAGTACAACAACGGCCACGTCACGAATTTCAGTGACCCGTCGTGCGTGACCAAGGGGTAAACCAGGCATGTTCGGAAAACTTACACTGGACGCCATTCCGTATCACGAGCCGATTATTCTCGGCACGATGATCGGCATGGCCGTCATCGGCGCATTCGTGCTCGGTGGCATCACTTACCTCGGTAAGTGGAAATATCTGTGGACGGAGTGGCTGACGAGCGTCGACCACAAGCGTCTGGGCGTGATGTACATCGTGCTCGCTCTCATCATGCTGCTGCGCGGCTTCGCCGACGCGATCATGATGCGTACCCAGCTCGCGCTCGCGTATAACGCGCCGGGCTACCTGCCGCCGCACCACTACGACCAGATTTTCACGGCGCACGGCGTGATCATGATTTTCTTCATGGCAATGGCCTTCATGGTCGGCCTGATGAACATCATCGTGCCGCTGCAGATCGGCGCACGCGACGTTGCGTTCCCGTTCCTGAACTCGCTGTCGTTCTGGATGACCGCGGTCGGCGCCATCCTGCTGATGATCTCGCTCGTCGTGGGTGAATTCGCGATGACCGGCTGGCTCGCGTATCCGCCGCTTTCGGAGCTTGCGTACAGTCCGGGGGTAGGGGTGGATTACTACCTGTGGGCGCTGCAGATCTCGGGTGTCGGCACGCTGCTGACCGGCGTGAACTTCTTCGTCACCATCATCAAGATGCGTGCCCCCGGCATGACGATGATGAAGATGCCGGTGTTCACGTGGACGGCGCTGTGCACGAACGTGCTGATCATGGCCGCGTTCCCGATCCTGACCGTGACGCTCGCGCTGCTCGGTCTCGACCGCTACATCGGCACGCACTTCTTCACGAATGACGGCGGCGGCAACGCCATGCTGTACCTGAACCTGATCTGGGCCTGGGGTCACCCCGAGGTGTACATCCTGATCCTGCCGGCGTTCGGTATTTTCTCGGAAGTCGTCGCGACCTACGCGAAGAAGCCGCTGTTCGGCTACAAGACCATGGTCTACGCGACCTGCTCGATCATGGTGCTCTCGTTCCTCGTGTGGCTGCACCACTTCTTCACGATGGGTTCGGGCGCGAACGTCAACGCGTTCTTCGGCATCATGACGATGATCATCGCGATCCCGACGGGCGTGAAGATCTTCAACTGGCTGTTCACGATCTACCGCGGCCGCCTCGAGTTCACCTCTCCGGTGCTCTGGACGATTGGCTTCATGGTCACCTTCACCATCGGCGGCATGACCGGCGTGATGATGGCGATCCCGGGCGCGGACTTCGTGCTGCACAACTCGCTGTTCCTGATTGCTCACTTCCACAACGTGATCATCGGCGGCGTGCTGTTCGGCTACCTCGCCGGCTTCAACTACTGGTTCCCGAAGGCGTTCGGCTTCAAGCTCAACGAAAAGCTCGGCAAGCGCGCGTTCTGGTTCTGGCTCTCGGGCTTCTATGTCGCCTTCACGCCGCTGTACGTGCTCGGCTTCATGGGCGCAACCCGCCGCCTGAACCACTACGACAATCCGGCATGGCATCCGTGGATGATCATCGCGTGGGTTGGCGCCGTGCTCGTGGCAATCGGTATCGCGCACCAGCTGCTGCAGCTGTACGTGTCGATCCGCGACCGCAACCTGCCGGAAAACCGCGACCTGACGGGCGATCCGTGGGGTGGCCGTACGCTCGAGTGGGCGATGTCGTCGCCGCCGCCGTCGTACAACTTCGCGATCATCCCGCATGTGTCGGAACTCGATGAGTTCCAGCACCTGAAGGAAACCGGCCGCGAAACCGTGGACGTCGCGAACACGAAGTACACCGACATTCACATGCCCTCGAACACGAGCGCAGGTCTGTTCATCGGTTTCTTCAGCCTGGTGCTCGGCTTCGCTGGCATCTGGCACATCTGGTGGCTCATGATCGTTGGCTTCGTCGGCATTCTCGGCACGGCCATCGCTTACAGCTTCCAGAAGAACGAAGGCTATTACATCCCGGCCGCCAAGGTCCGGGCAGACGAAGAAGCGCGTAGCCGCGCACTGGTCAAGGCGTTCGCTGACAAGCAACGCGGTGGCAAGGTTGAAGAAGCACTGGAGGCCAACTGATGTTGACGAAAACTAGTGCGGCCGCACTCGCGGAGCACGATCACCACGATCACCCGCCGTCACACTCGGTGTTCGGCTTCTGGCTGTACCTGATGACGGACTGTATTCTGTTCGGCTCGCTGTTCGCAGTGTTCGCCGTGATGCAGAACCAGTTCGCAGGCGGCCCGACCGGCAAGGACCTGTTCGACATTCAGGGCGTCGCGATGGAAACGGCAGTGCTGCTGCTGTCGTCCATTACGTACGGCTTTGCGATGATCGGCGCGCACAAGCAGCGCAAGGGTCAAGTGCTGGTCTGGCTGGCGATCACTTTCCTGCTGGGCGCAACGTTCCTGTACTTCGAACTGCATGAGTTCGCGAACATGATCGCCGAGGGCAACGGCCCGAGCCGCAGCGCGTTCCTGTCGTCGTTCTTCACGCTGGTTGCCACCCACGGTATCCACGTGACGATGGGCATGATCTGGATGATCGTCCTGATGGTTCAGGCCGTGAAGGCCCCGACGCTGGGCGAGCGTGAAATCCGCCGCCTGACGTGCCTGAGCCTTTTCTGGCACTTTCTGGACATCGTCTGGATCTGCGTGTTCTCCTTTGTTTATCTTGCGAGCGTGATCTAAATGAGTGCTCATTCCATCCATGAAGAAGAAAGCCACGGCAGCGTAGGCAGCTACCTGGCCGGTTTCGTCCTGGCGGTGGTGCTCACGGCCGCTTCGTTCTGGCTCGTGCTGCACGGCGGCTTCCCGCGCGAAACCGCGCTGCTCGGCCTCGCCGTGCTGGCTGTGGTGCAGATCGTGGTTCACCTCGTGTTCTTCCTGCACATGAACACGTCGTCGGGCCAGCGCTGGAACGTGACGGCATTTGGCTTCACGGTGTTGACGGTCCTGATCGTGGTCGTCGGTACGCTGTGGGTCATGCACAACGTCAGCATGAACATGATGTCGCGTTAAGCGCTCATCGTTGCTGGACTTGCGCTCCGCTCGCTGCGAGTGAAGCGCAAACGAAAAACGCCGCCAGGCCTTCGGGCCGGCGGCGTTTTTCTTTTGGCAGCGCTCTGCGCGCTTATGCGTTAAAGCGTTGGCGCACGACTTCCGCAACGGCGTTGCCGAGGCGATGGTGCTGAGAGGCTTCGTAGTGAATGCCATCCGTCGTGCTGACCCTGGCGAACTCGCCGGCGTCGAGAAACGCCGAGCCGTATTTCACGGCCACGCGTTCGTAGAGCGGCGCAAGCAGGCGCGACTTGGCCGCGCCGCCCGTGAAGATATCGCCGAGGAAACCAATCTCCTCGATCGGCACCGGCGACATGAGCAGCACGTGCGGCGTGGAGCCGCCCGGACCCGCGCGGCACGCCACCAGCGTTTCGAGCAGCACGTCCACCGAGTTCGCGATGTCGGTGGGTGTGACAGAAAAGCGCGTCTTGAGGTCGTTGGTGCCGAGCATCAGTGCGACCACCTCCACCGGCAACTGGCTTTCGAGGCAAGGGCGCAGATAAGCGTGCCCGTTCTTGTGCCGGCCTTCGATGGGGTCGTCGTGAACCGTGGTGCGCGCGGGCAGGCCTTCCTCGATGATCGTCCAGCCGGGCCCCAGCGCCTCGCGCAGCACGCCGGGCCAGCGGTCGGCGGGGCCGAATCGCTCGGACACGCCAGGCACGGTAAGCGGCTTCGTGCCGTGCGTATTGGAATCGCCGTAACAGAGCAGGGTGCGTGACGTCATGGGTTGCCTCTCTCTGGGTTGATGTGACCGGTTGCGATGCGATGTCTGCTGTAAGGCCCGCTGTAAATGCCAATACTCATCATGGGAGATTACTAGACGACTGGTCTAATCGCTCTGTAACATCTCACTTCATGAATGCAGCGGCAGCCGTTGAAGTGCGGCAACACATCCTCGATACCGCCATGCCCATTCTGCTGGGCAAGGGGTTTTCCGCGGTCGGTCTCAATGAGATCCTCGCGGCCGCCGGTGTGCCCAAAGGGTCGTTCTATCACTATTTCGGCTCGAAGGAAGCGTTCGGCGAAGCGCTGCTCACGTCGTATTTCGCCGAGTATGCGGAGCGTCTTGACGACATGCTCGTGCGTGCGCCGGGCACGGCGGCGCAGAAGCTGATGCGCTACTGGGACGACTGGCGCCTGATCCAGTGTGCCGACGATCCCGTAGGCAAGTGTCTCGCGGTGAAGCTGGGCGCGGAGGTGAGCGACCTTTCCGAGGCCATGCGCGAGGCGCTGCGTCTCGGCACCGATGCGACGATCTCGCGCATTGCCGTGTGTATCGAGGCAGGGCGCGCGGATGGCTCGCTCGCGGGCGTAAGCGATGCCGCGACCATGGCGGTGACGCTCTACGAACTGTGGCTCGGCGCGACGCTGCTCGAAAAGATCCACCGCGACCGCAAGCCGCTCGATGCGGCCCTGGCGACCACGCGAATTCTGCTGAACCTGTCTCCGGGCAATTAATCGAACGCGAAGCAGCGGCAGCGCGTGAAGTGCGCGCGATTGTCGCGCATTGTGCGGAAGTACTAGACGACCGGTCTAATAGTGTATGAAGAGACCGGTATCCGAAGGGTGCGCGAGCGCCCGAACCTCACCGATAAAGGAACGCCGATGAAGGTACTGATCGTTTTGACCTCGCACGAGGACCTCGGCAACACGGGCAAGAAAACGGGCTTCTGGCTCGAAGAATTCGCCGCGCCGTACTACGCGCTGCGCGACGCCGGCGCCGAACTCGTGCTCGCATCGCCCAAGGGCGGCCAGCCGCCGCTCGATCCGAAGAGCAGCGATCCTTCCGCGCAAACCGATGCAACGCGGCGTTTCGCATCCGATACCGAAGCGCAAGCGGCGCTTGCCAATACGAAACGTCTCGCCGATATCGACGCGAGCGCGTTCGACGCCGTGTTCTACCCGGGCGGCCACGGCCCGCTTTGGGATCTGGCCGAAGATCCGGTTTCGATCGCGCTGATCGAAAAGACCATCGCCGCGGGCAAGCCTGTCGCTGCCGTCTGCCATGCGCCGGGCGTGCTGCGTCACGTGAAGGGTGCCGATGGCAAGCCGCTCGTGGCCGGCAAGTCGGTCACCGGTTTTTCGAATGACGAAGAAGCCGCGGTGCAACTGACCGATGTCGTGCCGTTCCTCGTCGAGGACATGCTGAAGGCCAGCGGCGGCCAGTATTCGAAGGCCGCCGACTGGCAGCCGCACGTCGCAACCGACGGCCTGCTCATCACGGGCCAGAACCCGGCTTCGTCCGAGCCGGTTGCCGAGGCTTTGCTCGCGGCACTGCGCCGCGGTTGACGCCGCGCGAACGCGGTCGCCTTTCTGCGGGCGCGTTCGCTTCCCTCGATTTCCTTTCAGCAACCCTGCGAGCCGTGCTCGTAGCGCGTGCGCGTCTGCGCGTTGCCGCGAGGAAATCCCGTTTTTGCCAACCGGCCCAGGCGCCGCGCGACGCGCGACCTGTGCCAAGAAAGGAGTTGTAGATGTCCGCATTGTTCGAACCGTTCAAGCTCAAGGGCGTGACGCTGCGCAACCGCATCGCTGTGCCGCCGATGTGCCAGTACATGGCCGTCGACGGCGTGATCAACGACTGGCACCACGTCCACTACGCGCAGATCGCGCGCGGCGGCGCGGGCCTCGTGATCGTCGAGGCGACGGCGGTTTCGCCCGAAGGCCGCATCACGCCGGCTTGCACGGGCCTGTGGAACGACGCGCAGATGGAGGCGTTCAAGCCGACCGTCGCCGCGATCAAGGCGGCGGGCGCCGTGCCCGGCATCCAGATTGCGCACGCGGGCCGCAAGGCGAGCGCGAACCGTCCGTGGGAAGGCGACGACCACATTGCCGAAGGCGACGCGCGCGGCTGGCAGACCATCGCGCCCTCGGCAACGGCGTTCGGCGCGCATCTGCCGAAGGTGCCGAAGGCGATGACGCTCGACGACATCGCGCGCGTGCGCGAGGACTTCGTGGCCGCGGCGAAACGCGCGCTCGAAGCCGGCTTCGAATGGCTCGAACTGCACTTCGCGCACGGCTATCTCGGCCAGAGCTTTTTCTCCACGCACTCGAACCACCGCGACGACGCCTATGGCGGCAGCCTCGAAAACCGCAGCCGTTTCCTGCTGGAAACGCTGGCCGCGGTGCGCAAGGTCTGGCCGGAGCATCTGCCGCTGACGGCGCGCTTTGGCGTGATCGAATACGACGGCCGCGACGAGGAAACGCTCGCCGAATCGATCGAACTGGCGAAGGGTTTCAAGCGCGAAGGCCTAGACATGCTGGGCGTGAGCGTCGGTTTCTCGACGCCCGCCGCGCAGATTCCTTGGGCGCCCGCGTTCCTCGCGCCGATCGCTCAGAAGGTGCGCCGCGCGACCGGTTTGCCGGTGTCGTCGGCGTGGGGCATCGGCACGCCGGAACTGGCGGAGCGCTCGGTAGCGAAGGAGCAGCTCGACGTCGTGATGGTCGGGCGCGCGCATCTCGCCAACCCGCACTGGCCGTACTACGCGGCCCAGGAACTGGGCGTCGAGCGCGCCGCGTGGACCTTGCCCGCACCGTACGCACACTGGCTCGAGCGCTACAAGGTTGGCTGAATTTAGCCTGTCGGCAAAACGATTGAAGATGAGGGAATTCCGATGACTGTCTATCTGTTCGCGAGCATCACACCGAAGCCCGAGCATGTCGCCGACGTGGAAGCGCTGACGCGCGACATGGTCACGCAGACGCGCAAGGAACCGGGCAATCTGCGCTACGACCTGCTGCGCCGCGTGGACGGCGCGCCGGGCTTTTACCTCTACGAGGCCTATGTCGATGAAGCCGCGGTGCAGGCGCATCGCGACAGCGCCCACTATGCTGCGTACCGCGCGAAGATCGGTGCGTTGGTGGCGCAGCCGCCCGAGGTGAAGACGTTGACGGGCGTGGACGTCGCGGACTGACACCGCTTTCGTCACTGTGACCGGCTGGCGCCGGACAGCGCTTCGCAGCGTTGTCCGGCGTTTTTCTTTGAGCCGCCGTGCGCGGCTTAGCCAGCCATATCGAGCACGACGCGGCCTTCAATGGCGCCGCGCTCCATGCGCGCGAACACGTCGTTGATGTTCTCCAGCTTGTCGGTGGAGACGGTCGCCTTGACCTTGCCTTCCTGCGCGAACATCAGCGACTCTTCGAGGTCGAGACGCGTGCCGACGATCGAACCGCGCACCGTCACGCCGCTTAGCACCATGTCGAAGATCGGCAGCGGGAAGTCGCCGGGCGGCAGGCCGTTCAGCGACACCGTGCCGCCCCGGCGCACCATGCCGAGCGCCTGCGAAAACGCAATCGGCGAGACCGCGGTGACGAGCACGCCGTGCGCGCCGCCAATTTCCTTCTTCAGATACGCAGCGGGATCGGTCGTTTTCGCGTTGACCGTCACGGCCGCGCCAAGGCGTTTCGCCAGTTCGAGTTTCGTATCGTCGACATCGACAGCGGCGACGTTGAGCCCCATTGCACGTGCGTATTGCACTGCCATGTGGCCGAGGCCGCCCACGCCGGAAATCACGACCCAGTTGCCGGGGCGCGTGTCGGTGACTTTCAGGCCCTTGTAAACCGTGACGCCCGCGCAAAGCACAGGCGCGATTTCGATGAAATCGATATTTTTCGGCAGCAGGCCCACGTAATTTGCATCGGCTTTCGCGTACTGGGCGAAGCCGCCGTTGACCGAATAGCCGGTGTTCTGCTGCTGCTCGCAAAGCGTTTCCCAACCGCCGAGGCAATGCTCGCAATGGCCGCATGCCGAGTAGAGCCAGGGAATGCCTACGCGGTCGCCTTCCTTCACGTGCGTGACGCCCGCGCCCACACCGACGACATAACCCACCCCTTCGTGACCGGGAATGAACGGCGGCTGCGGCTTCACGGGCCAGTCGCCGTGCGCGGCGTGCAGGTCCGTGTGGCACACGCCGCACGCTTCGATTTTCACGAGCAGCTCGCCGGGTCCCGGGGTGGGAACGGCCACCTCCTCCAGCACGAGGGGTTTGCCAAATGCGCGAACTACCGCGGCTTGCATCGTCTTGCTCATCGTCGGGCTCCTGTCGAAGCGAAATGGCGGCGCGCGGCCGGATGCGTTGCGCATCGCGGTGTCGCCGCACGTCCGCCTGCCTTTCAAGTTTGAAGGAAAGGGTTTTCGCGTGCGATGAACGTGTCCAGTCAATGGTTGGTAATAAAGATGGGCAGAAGTTTTCGAAAGAAACTGCCGTTAATATTGGGTAAGGTTTGGTAACGCCTCCGTTGCACGAATTCAGTGAGCCCGATGCACAACGAGTCCCTCTACGAGCGCGCGAGCGAGAGCCATTTCGCGGGTGACCTGCCGCGCGCGCGTCAGTTGTACGCGCAACTGCTTGCAGCCGATGCAACGCACGCGGGTGTGATGTTTCGCCTTGGCGTGATCGGCTTGCAGGAAGGCGCGCCGGCCGATGCGATCGGCTGGCTGCAGCGCGCGCTCGCCGTCGACCCCGGCGAGCGGCGCTGCCGCGAAGCGTTGGGGCAGGCTTATGCCATGGCCGCGCGCCATGCCGAGGCGGCGCAGATCTATCGCGGCCTGCTCGCGGACGACGCTTCGTCCGCCGATCTCTGGTGCGGGCTCGGCTCGGCCTTGCAGGCGCAGGGTGCGCATGGGGAGGCGGGGCAAGCGTGGCGAGCGGCGTTGGAGCGGGAAGTGAATCGGGCCGACATCTGGAACAACTTCGGCAATTGCCTGCGTTTGCTCGGCGATTCCGGTGAGGCTCAAG
This genomic interval carries:
- the cyoD gene encoding cytochrome o ubiquinol oxidase subunit IV; translation: MSAHSIHEEESHGSVGSYLAGFVLAVVLTAASFWLVLHGGFPRETALLGLAVLAVVQIVVHLVFFLHMNTSSGQRWNVTAFGFTVLTVLIVVVGTLWVMHNVSMNMMSR
- the cyoB gene encoding cytochrome o ubiquinol oxidase subunit I; amino-acid sequence: MFGKLTLDAIPYHEPIILGTMIGMAVIGAFVLGGITYLGKWKYLWTEWLTSVDHKRLGVMYIVLALIMLLRGFADAIMMRTQLALAYNAPGYLPPHHYDQIFTAHGVIMIFFMAMAFMVGLMNIIVPLQIGARDVAFPFLNSLSFWMTAVGAILLMISLVVGEFAMTGWLAYPPLSELAYSPGVGVDYYLWALQISGVGTLLTGVNFFVTIIKMRAPGMTMMKMPVFTWTALCTNVLIMAAFPILTVTLALLGLDRYIGTHFFTNDGGGNAMLYLNLIWAWGHPEVYILILPAFGIFSEVVATYAKKPLFGYKTMVYATCSIMVLSFLVWLHHFFTMGSGANVNAFFGIMTMIIAIPTGVKIFNWLFTIYRGRLEFTSPVLWTIGFMVTFTIGGMTGVMMAIPGADFVLHNSLFLIAHFHNVIIGGVLFGYLAGFNYWFPKAFGFKLNEKLGKRAFWFWLSGFYVAFTPLYVLGFMGATRRLNHYDNPAWHPWMIIAWVGAVLVAIGIAHQLLQLYVSIRDRNLPENRDLTGDPWGGRTLEWAMSSPPPSYNFAIIPHVSELDEFQHLKETGRETVDVANTKYTDIHMPSNTSAGLFIGFFSLVLGFAGIWHIWWLMIVGFVGILGTAIAYSFQKNEGYYIPAAKVRADEEARSRALVKAFADKQRGGKVEEALEAN
- the adhP gene encoding alcohol dehydrogenase AdhP encodes the protein MSKTMQAAVVRAFGKPLVLEEVAVPTPGPGELLVKIEACGVCHTDLHAAHGDWPVKPQPPFIPGHEGVGYVVGVGAGVTHVKEGDRVGIPWLYSACGHCEHCLGGWETLCEQQQNTGYSVNGGFAQYAKADANYVGLLPKNIDFIEIAPVLCAGVTVYKGLKVTDTRPGNWVVISGVGGLGHMAVQYARAMGLNVAAVDVDDTKLELAKRLGAAVTVNAKTTDPAAYLKKEIGGAHGVLVTAVSPIAFSQALGMVRRGGTVSLNGLPPGDFPLPIFDMVLSGVTVRGSIVGTRLDLEESLMFAQEGKVKATVSTDKLENINDVFARMERGAIEGRVVLDMAG
- the cyoC gene encoding cytochrome o ubiquinol oxidase subunit III, which produces MLTKTSAAALAEHDHHDHPPSHSVFGFWLYLMTDCILFGSLFAVFAVMQNQFAGGPTGKDLFDIQGVAMETAVLLLSSITYGFAMIGAHKQRKGQVLVWLAITFLLGATFLYFELHEFANMIAEGNGPSRSAFLSSFFTLVATHGIHVTMGMIWMIVLMVQAVKAPTLGEREIRRLTCLSLFWHFLDIVWICVFSFVYLASVI
- the cyoA gene encoding ubiquinol oxidase subunit II, whose product is MKRTTFQRLLLPVSAGLALCLSGCNMELLDPKGSVGVAEKQLIATSTWAMLIVVIPVIILTLWFAYRYRASNRNATYAPKWSHSTAIEVVVWTIPTLIILFLGVLTWNTTHELDPYKPLESNVKPINVEVVALDWKWLFIYPDLGIATVNQLAVPVGTPVNFSITSDSVMNSFFIPQLGTQVYAMAGMQTRLHLIADHAGDYAGLSANFSGAGFSDMKFRTLATSQQDFDAWVQKVKASQTQLSMDQYATVAKPSEKAPVEYFSTVDPKLFNNIIAKYNNGHVTNFSDPSCVTKG
- a CDS encoding type 1 glutamine amidotransferase domain-containing protein yields the protein MKVLIVLTSHEDLGNTGKKTGFWLEEFAAPYYALRDAGAELVLASPKGGQPPLDPKSSDPSAQTDATRRFASDTEAQAALANTKRLADIDASAFDAVFYPGGHGPLWDLAEDPVSIALIEKTIAAGKPVAAVCHAPGVLRHVKGADGKPLVAGKSVTGFSNDEEAAVQLTDVVPFLVEDMLKASGGQYSKAADWQPHVATDGLLITGQNPASSEPVAEALLAALRRG
- a CDS encoding NADH:flavin oxidoreductase/NADH oxidase produces the protein MSALFEPFKLKGVTLRNRIAVPPMCQYMAVDGVINDWHHVHYAQIARGGAGLVIVEATAVSPEGRITPACTGLWNDAQMEAFKPTVAAIKAAGAVPGIQIAHAGRKASANRPWEGDDHIAEGDARGWQTIAPSATAFGAHLPKVPKAMTLDDIARVREDFVAAAKRALEAGFEWLELHFAHGYLGQSFFSTHSNHRDDAYGGSLENRSRFLLETLAAVRKVWPEHLPLTARFGVIEYDGRDEETLAESIELAKGFKREGLDMLGVSVGFSTPAAQIPWAPAFLAPIAQKVRRATGLPVSSAWGIGTPELAERSVAKEQLDVVMVGRAHLANPHWPYYAAQELGVERAAWTLPAPYAHWLERYKVG
- a CDS encoding putative quinol monooxygenase, whose product is MTVYLFASITPKPEHVADVEALTRDMVTQTRKEPGNLRYDLLRRVDGAPGFYLYEAYVDEAAVQAHRDSAHYAAYRAKIGALVAQPPEVKTLTGVDVAD
- a CDS encoding TetR/AcrR family transcriptional regulator encodes the protein MNAAAAVEVRQHILDTAMPILLGKGFSAVGLNEILAAAGVPKGSFYHYFGSKEAFGEALLTSYFAEYAERLDDMLVRAPGTAAQKLMRYWDDWRLIQCADDPVGKCLAVKLGAEVSDLSEAMREALRLGTDATISRIAVCIEAGRADGSLAGVSDAATMAVTLYELWLGATLLEKIHRDRKPLDAALATTRILLNLSPGN
- a CDS encoding SGNH/GDSL hydrolase family protein, whose amino-acid sequence is MTSRTLLCYGDSNTHGTKPLTVPGVSERFGPADRWPGVLREALGPGWTIIEEGLPARTTVHDDPIEGRHKNGHAYLRPCLESQLPVEVVALMLGTNDLKTRFSVTPTDIANSVDVLLETLVACRAGPGGSTPHVLLMSPVPIEEIGFLGDIFTGGAAKSRLLAPLYERVAVKYGSAFLDAGEFARVSTTDGIHYEASQHHRLGNAVAEVVRQRFNA